Genomic DNA from Limanda limanda chromosome 8, fLimLim1.1, whole genome shotgun sequence:
ATCTGTCTCTCAGTGGCGTCTTTGGGCACTCCCAGTATATCATAGTAGTCCTTCTTGGCAAGTATGATCTCTGTTATCATGAGGATGCACACTGCAAATGTTAGGGCAGACTGTGAAGCTGCCATGGCTCTGATGTCAcctggagaaaagagaaaagtttgAATCTGTCACAGAGTACATTTTAGATGAATGCAACAAAGCTTATGAGTGTTAATTGGCTGGAGAGCAACAATGCACCTTAGTCTGTGGCTGCCTTAGAAGTAGAATACTGTAGATGTTTAATTCAGCTTTTGATTTGGCATTTTTCAATTTTTGAGGTGCCAAAGAACTAACTGATAATCGGAATACAGTCTTGGAGTTCTTACCTATACATAGACACAAGATCATGCAAATGGAGCTGACAGATGTGGAGCTTTTCCTGATTTATTTTGAGTCCAACTGCTCTCCCAGACCTAACTAACACTATCTAAGAAACTTTCATAAACcagtatatagttatatatatgtaataataaaacactgtttgtttATAATTACGaacaaacagtgtggcaacaaaggtaGTTAACTCCAAACCGTGTGGCATCAAAGGCAGTTAACTCCAAACTATAATAAAGGCATTTTGAGGAATTTGAGCTTGCTCTTACTGGGGTCCCCAGATCTCGATGCTAACGTTATGCTCTGCCATGACATCATCTCTGACGGTGGCTAACAGCTGCAGCTCAAACATGCTCCTTTCTTCTATCACCTACCTATGCCAGGTTTGACAGGAGAGCTGGTTGTGTTGCACTCACAATGTCTATGAGCTGTTCAACCAGAGTTAAACATGACGCTGGGAACTTGAGGTGCTCATCGTGAGACGCtagttagcagcagcagcagcatcgttTCCATGTCTTCTTCTTCGATCTCCTCCTTGTATCAGGGTAAGCAATGTCTGTTGATGTATTTCTGCCATCTGTCGGTGAACACAGGTAATACTTATAGTCCTCTCTGTCATCTTCTGCAGCCTCCCCTACTCTCTagtattttgtgtgttgtgtgtgtctgtctgtctgctgtctgtctgtacatcgaattgcccttgaaggatattaaagattttttttatggacaactttagttaatcacaagctgcacaaaccaagcaagagcagcagagtaactcagcagccagcagggggcagcctcaggacatcacatggaaacaagcagtAGCAGACTTCTTGGAAATTAAGCAGCAAAGATCcagggatttgttgttgttgtagattcgtgctttttgttttttctgtttttaaatttacaaagTGTAAGATGAATAGGTCCTGccaaactatatatatatattaacattaaGGATTGGATTGCCTGCTCATTCCCATGAGAAACTaagcacaggaagaagatggacaaattgcACCtgtagacttttttgtttgtctggtcatgatacacctgtgtatcgatttttgtgaagatcggtcaacgTGAACGCGTTCAATGGGTCTctgggggcaccgttgagccgtTTTaccacgcccattgaaaattaagaatttgagcatgttaaagccatAGGTTAAAGCCCTCacaaagccaattcatttgcctttaaaataataataataatacttacaATTTCAACAGGGCCttactgtctgtcagtgctcgttATTCTTGTTTCACTctggttttgtttgtctttaaataaagtatatGGTTTGTTGTTACATAACCATGTAGCTCTGCTTTACATTAATaggtattgttttttattattattctattcaTATTCACACAGTGGATACAGGTTTAAGAGGCATAATAACAATTTTAAGATGTTCATTATAATTATGTGAtaagaacagtttgttttgtatGTGTCGCATGCATAGACTGCATAGGTCGCATGTCAAAGTGCACATGTAGCGCCTAATGTCAATGTGCACATGTAGCGCctcatttgttgttttctgagtCCCGTCGGATGTGTAGAGGGGTGGGCACCCATTCTTACTTTTGGATTCTGACACCGCCTGTCTGGATTTACATCGGTGTACGCCGGttataaaataaaagctcttaTGCCACAGACAGCCGTCAGCTATCCTCAACCAATCAACAGACACCATTTAAGGGGCCGAATGCTGGATAGCCAATAGCAGAGCACATAGGACGTCATGTGAccattgtttttctcttgacCGACGTTGTGATGTCACGTTTGAACACAAGTGTCAGGTCGAATGACACAGATCATTGCTTCACGTTATTTTACTCCGTGTGGACGATACGGAACATGGCGACTACATGTGAGCGTTAAATGATTTCCGGCTTTCACAAGACGACGACATAAAGCACAGGTATCATTTATGTCTCTCCGTGTGGCCTGTGTGAATGCTAACTCCACTAGCTGCTCCACTGTGTGGGAACGAAGCTACCGGTTAGCTGCTGATGTGTTGCCCTGAGTCTGTTAGCTGGTGGTTCACCTCTCAGCGTGGTGCAACTACCGTAGAGGTTCCAAAGCAACGGTTATTACTGACTATATTAatcataatacattttttatatatagttttattttgtaagttTTATTCTTGCactgtttttacctttttaaacataaacaaaacaaacacttgcaCCTGCTGTACCATTATTTGACAGGCTATGTTAGTCTAATGCACAACTTTATATAGCTTGAGTTGTATATCTTTAACTCTGTATTTATATGTGGCTTCAATACTCCTCCGTTGATTGTGTCTGTCAATCACCTTATACTTACAatgtttgtattatattataatatctcCATTAGCACATACTTATGTACAGTGACAGCTTTGTAGTCGTTCTGGTGGCTGGACTTCCATTTAACTGCAGTGTACTTATTCTAGAACTGTTTTCACCTTTTATTATAGTCCTGCTTTTGCGTTTGACTGTTTTGTGTGCTTCTTGATGCCTACATTTCCCTCTGAATCAatgaagtatctatctatctatctatctatctatctatctatctatctatctatctatctatctatctatctatctatctatctatctatctctctacttatctatctacctatctatttatctatctaaatatctaaatatctaTCTGTCTAAATATCTATCTAAATAACTAGAAACAAGAGTTAGGAGCATCCTTAGTGTCACCTCATTTTcattatgtatgtatatatatatatttttttctgttttccttctgtcatctaaatgtcactttttttgttgttcatcACCAGGTTAATGAGGAGGGAGAGCATAGACCTTATATTTGTCTGGATGTCATAAACTCTTATGACCTGACAGAATGATTCATAGATGTACTCCAAACACCTGGGGGAAAGTAAGTGGAATTCTGTTGTGGCAGAGACATGCAGCATCACTTCCATTGTCTGATACCTCTCACTGTAGGATTCATGCACAGCAACCTGGTTGCTACAAGGCCGGTCGTCTCATCTGGAAGCGCTCCCACCACCAGAGGAGCAGGGCTCGTAAAGGGTTGCTCTGTAAAGCCAACCAGGTTAGACAAAGTCTGGGACTCCACACCAGCAGCCCGTCTCTGAACACTTCGGCCTCACGTTGGACGGCTGGTCTAAGCCAACACATGTCTCGGGTCAGGAACACGCTGGACACAGTTTCTAAAGCTGTGAGTGGGACACACTCGCAACTTCTCTCCAAATTAACCAGACTAAAACCAAACTCTTCGAAGGCTTTGAACAAGGCTGAGGTAAGTGTTGAGTCAACGCCAAAAGCTGAGGAGGGTTTAATCACAGGTTCTCCTGCTCCCAACAATGCTGCTCCTCCTTCTACAACCACTACACCCACTCCTGTAATTAACTCATCCTCTGCGAGTCCCTCTGTTCCTTCAACTGCTGCTGCATGTGATGCAAGTGCTGCTACCTCCACTCATTCTCGCAATTCCGCATCAGCAACCGTCGCTGCCACAGTTGTGACTGGGCGAGAAataaaggagagaaaaataaagcgTATCGTTCCTCCTGTCAAAGCCAGTTCTCCCATTGTTAAGAAAGAAGAGCCTCAAGCTTTTTCGAGCGACTTGGGGAACAAGAGCACAACTCCCAATCAACCCACAGCACTATTCCATCCCAGCCCCTTTTCCGTCAACCTGGATGAGACGTACAACTACCTGTCCCATCACATCAACGCATACTTTGGCACCAGTACAAAGACTCAGGAAAAGAAAGTGGACAATGTTGACTGCACTGCTTCCTCTCAGGGACAACAAACCTTTGACCTCATGCCAGTGTCGGATAAAAGTGGCACTGCTCCTCCAGTTACTCCTCCTTCCTCTAAGAAGGGTCTAGGACACTACCTGTCGTACTCGGCTCCCACTGTGCAAGCCTTCGTTGGCAGCTACTTTGCTCCCCTGGTCCCCAAATTCAGGTCAGCAGAATCCAAGACGGCTGCAGTGGCAGAGAGGAAGATTGAGGAAGCAGCAGTGAAACAGGTTGAGGCCACTGTTAGTAAGGAGCAGAAGGCCGCAGAGGAGAAAGCCAAGAAGCTTCTACATCAAAGGGAAAAGGTGGGTCTATTACATAGTAACATTTCATTTCTAAATTGTTCTCTTTTGTATGAATGTGATAGTTAGCATACACTTTTAGTAACTGGCTGCATATCCTCCAGATTATTGCCAGGGTTAGTGTGGACAATCGTACTAGGGGGCTGGTCCAGGCTCTGCACAGGGCATCAGATGTTAGGGTCTATATCAACAGAGTGGAAGACCTCAGCTACCATCTCCTGGAGTTTCCAGATACTCGTGTTGTTGCTGTCAAGGTGAGAAACCTGAGCTGCCCTGCATTTTCTTCTCCCCCTTTTCCCAGAATGTAAGCTCACACTGTAAAGACAGTGTTTACTGCAGCACATTTTTTACACCTACGTACATAAGCGTGTTATATTTGGATTGAATTACTAAGCAGCTGTAGAATGTGAATAATGCAGATACTGGCCttgtgcttgtgtttttccCATACCAGGCAAAATGTCAGTTTGTCAGCTGTGGCAACAGCTTATGTTATGCTCTGTTTATTGTCAGAGCCACGCAACTACATGCAGACTGTATACTGttgcatttatttatgtctCCGCCTTATCTGTGATGGCGTCAGGAACTCATGCGGTATTCACCTATTTATACAAATAAGAACAAGCTGACATCTACTCGTGTGTGAGGAGGGTTAATCCTCCGTGAAAAATCAAGAATAGTGTTGTGCTCAAAGTATTACTGAAAGAATAAATTGCATAGCTTTGCAAAAGACAGACATAAAGGACATCATTGTGGTGACTGACTGACCTGAGTTCCATTTATAGCACAGTAATGATGTGAGAAGAAAAATGTACTCTGAGCATTAACTCCTGTCACCTTATTCAGTCCATGCGAACACCTTGAGTCAAGGTCACAATAATATTCACCTTCTAGATTATTTGTAATGATGACTGTATCATGTGCTTTCATTTCAGTTTGAGAAAGGCAGCGGGATCCTGAGTGTTCTCTAGGATGGAGTTGAAGCAGTAAAAGTGATGCATGTGCTTTAAGCCTGCTGTCATTCATTTatccaaatatacatttttaatgactTGTACCACACTTGTATCATGGGACATTTAAGTGTAAggattttttcatttataaaataactttaataaGATTCATGGCATAGGGAGTCCTACCTGAGTAATATGTGATGTGACGTCTCTGTGAAGGAATCTGTCAATTGTAACATGAATTGACGTGTTTATCAAATCTTAGATGTGAATCTAAGATGATGCCAAGGGACTTGACATTATCAACCTGACTGATCGTGTCGCTCTTTATTTTTTACCATAAATGTTTCATTTCCTTGTGGCTATCAGTGGCAAGACGGTTTTCCCTTTGGTAAATTATAATCCTAAATCTGTGATCAGAATTGCTTGCTTCATTTTTCAACATCTACCCAGTGCATATCCAGTTTCTGAAGTGACAAGATATagccccctcctctcctctcctctcctctcctctcgagCTTATCAAACTCAGAACAAAACTGGCAGAATATATGTGATGCTCTATGACTGTCTGTGAAATACAAAGGAAGATAGTGCAGACAGCAGCATATAAAATCAATGTGTACATTTTAACTGAGGAAGCAACAACATTAATTGATCAACTAACCGATCTATCCCGGCCATCTCACACTTAAGTCCATGCTCTCATTATTTCCTCTCCCAGCTCCACTGTCCCTCAGTTTGCACATTATCATGATGGGTTGATTGACTGTTTTTCCTTtgccatggtgtgtgtgtgtgtgtgttcctcaggAGAGGGTCATCCCTTGCCTCCTGCGTCTGAAGCAGGCCAGTGACCCAGGCTTGAGGGCAGCAGTCAGAGAAGCCCTTGCTCTGGTGGGCTATCAGATGCCTGTTAAAGGTCGCGGTGTTCGGATCCTTTCCATTGACGGAGGAGGTTTGAGGTACAaattctgctctttttctttcttttctttagtGTAAGATATAATTCACTGATGTCAACTCTTTTCAAAGTGGAAATAAATGGAATTTTACTCCAGCTGAGGTCATGTCAGAATATTCTGAACAGCCATTCACTGCCTCTGTTGGCAGTTTCAGTAAGTGAAGTAGAACTGTTGAGAAATATTAACTGTAAAAAGATAAGGATTTATGTTTATTGAGAATCAGATTTCAGTCTTTGAACCCAGTTCTATTGCTCTAGTCGTTATCTTATTATTAAGTGGCTCTGCGTGTATCTGTATGTCTTTGTACTTTCAGGGGACTTCTCGCGCTTCAGACTTTACAGAAGCTGGAAGCCATGACCGGCAAACCCATTTACCAACAGTTCGATTATATCTGTGGTGTCAGCACAGGTATGTTGTCCTCCTTCCCTAATTCTGCACGTGTGGGGATTATCAGAGTCACAGCACTGATCGCACACTGACCCATTTGGTGCTCTGTGCTTCTTCTGACCTCAATCTCACCAACATATCCACTCTAATGTCAACCGTGCTGCTGTGCAGTCGATGTAGGCCACGGAGGGTAACGCTGGTTCAAATTGTTAAGCTGCTTAGATGATGAATGGAATTACAATACTGATATTTTTTAGCAACATTTTTCatgattaatattttattacctccaccaaggaggttatgttatCATCTGCATATGTCTTTTAGTTAGCAGTTTTATGCAAGACCTACTTGACGGATCACCTCAAACTTTGTGGAGGGATGTGGAAAGTTGCCTTAGAAGTCTTGGTGCTGATCCATATCAGTGGTTGGATTCAGGAATTTTTAAAAGAACTTATTTAAACATTAATCTATGAGTGTattcaatttggtgcagctttattGAATATAAggaccttggcggaggtatccACTCTCCTCAGCGCCATTCTAGTAATTTTAGAAATAGAGAGTGTATTCTGTTGACTTGTTTGAACAAAGATGAAAGAATCAAATTGATATAAGTGGTTAAAATGATGTAttaacaaacagagagaagaaaataaaattagCCAAAACTGAAGgacaaaaactggaaaaaaaaaaaaatatatatatatatatatatctaaatgcCCGAAATATCTAAAATAGAAACCAACAGTGATACAAAATAGTTCATCTCCGGATTAAGTTTATCTCagttattta
This window encodes:
- the LOC133009415 gene encoding calcium-independent phospholipase A2-gamma-like; translated protein: MIHRCTPNTWGKVSGILLWQRHAASLPLSDTSHCRIHAQQPGCYKAGRLIWKRSHHQRSRARKGLLCKANQVRQSLGLHTSSPSLNTSASRWTAGLSQHMSRVRNTLDTVSKAVSGTHSQLLSKLTRLKPNSSKALNKAEVSVESTPKAEEGLITGSPAPNNAAPPSTTTTPTPVINSSSASPSVPSTAAACDASAATSTHSRNSASATVAATVVTGREIKERKIKRIVPPVKASSPIVKKEEPQAFSSDLGNKSTTPNQPTALFHPSPFSVNLDETYNYLSHHINAYFGTSTKTQEKKVDNVDCTASSQGQQTFDLMPVSDKSGTAPPVTPPSSKKGLGHYLSYSAPTVQAFVGSYFAPLVPKFRSAESKTAAVAERKIEEAAVKQVEATVSKEQKAAEEKAKKLLHQREKIIARVSVDNRTRGLVQALHRASDVRVYINRVEDLSYHLLEFPDTRVVAVKERVIPCLLRLKQASDPGLRAAVREALALVGYQMPVKGRGVRILSIDGGGLRGLLALQTLQKLEAMTGKPIYQQFDYICGVSTGAILGFMLGVFQIPLNECDDLYRKLGSDVFKQNVIVGTVKMGWSHAFYDSEVWENILKEKMGSQLLVETSRNAECPKVAAVSTIVNRGTPLKAYVFRNYNLLPGVRSHYLGGSQHQLWQAIRASSAAPGYFQEFTLGNDLHQDGGLLINNPTALAVHECKCLWPNTPLECVVSLGTGRFENPGKNNTTYTSLKTKITNVISSATDTEEVHTMLDAFLPPDTYFRFNPCLSEEISMDDSREEKLSQLLEEGVHYLERNEEKLKKVTRILAREKSSVQRMTEWARLKADMYNGLSFHSSKV